A single Paenibacillus kribbensis DNA region contains:
- a CDS encoding NADase-type glycan-binding domain-containing protein: MMNCRKWEKSMVRINKIALLIMIFSILCGCMQSSKSQVVQGLNEDHSSVPQPKKLPPTKRAINWLLFEAENGNMPMEYLTDMDDPTGNTYIDLYDIIGKLHASEGETYPEYELYLAGFSDDGRRIALFRESQDLNYLIIKIFDLSTTKKMYEFKVPNRDYAVMSPDLRKCVYTEDGNFFYYINQKQITKALGHLNDGSHIHFPVFSPDSNQFALLDSSHNVLIYDLSKNKLIQQIKLGLEGIQIEQWLYNDQLVLSSYERDKTYMLDIRTGEKKLLMKATESPVITSDNHRVAYLNSKGEMQQRDIQTGLPIKYSNVFHRIGYNVSPTQWVQTTTDLMKYRKNITAQKIIASSTLSDQAGNSYTAGSIMDGDASTAWCEGVKGDGIGEWIKIDFGSMQELKGFELINGLAKSSNAFQVNNRVKRMKLEFSNGQTLMIDNDFISNQFLDNPIHTSFVKITIETVERGTNYHDTCMSEIRFF; the protein is encoded by the coding sequence ATGATGAATTGTAGAAAATGGGAAAAATCTATGGTGCGGATAAATAAAATTGCGTTGCTCATTATGATATTTTCCATCCTATGCGGCTGCATGCAATCGAGTAAAAGCCAAGTAGTGCAAGGTCTAAATGAAGACCACAGTTCAGTCCCGCAGCCCAAGAAACTTCCTCCAACAAAAAGAGCTATAAATTGGTTGCTTTTTGAAGCGGAAAATGGAAATATGCCCATGGAATATCTCACTGATATGGATGATCCTACAGGCAACACCTATATTGATTTGTACGACATTATAGGTAAATTACATGCAAGTGAAGGTGAGACGTATCCTGAATATGAGTTGTATCTGGCTGGGTTCTCGGATGATGGCAGGCGTATTGCTTTATTTAGAGAGTCGCAGGATTTGAATTATTTAATCATCAAAATCTTTGATTTATCTACCACTAAGAAAATGTATGAATTTAAGGTGCCGAATAGGGACTACGCCGTTATGTCTCCTGATTTACGTAAATGTGTTTATACAGAGGATGGTAACTTTTTTTATTATATAAACCAGAAGCAGATAACTAAGGCATTGGGGCATTTAAATGATGGCTCTCATATTCATTTTCCAGTATTTTCGCCTGACAGTAACCAATTTGCTCTTCTAGATAGTAGCCATAATGTATTGATCTATGACTTGTCCAAGAACAAGCTAATCCAACAAATCAAGCTAGGATTAGAAGGAATACAGATTGAACAGTGGCTTTATAACGATCAATTGGTTCTCTCTTCCTACGAGAGGGATAAGACATATATGTTGGATATCAGGACTGGGGAGAAGAAGTTACTAATGAAAGCCACAGAATCTCCTGTTATAACTTCGGATAACCACAGGGTTGCTTATTTGAACTCGAAGGGTGAAATGCAACAACGAGACATCCAAACAGGTCTGCCTATAAAATACTCCAATGTATTCCACAGGATAGGCTATAACGTGTCCCCTACACAATGGGTACAAACAACAACGGATTTAATGAAATATCGAAAAAACATCACGGCACAGAAAATTATTGCTTCATCTACACTTTCAGACCAAGCAGGGAACTCTTATACTGCCGGGAGCATCATGGATGGAGATGCAAGCACAGCTTGGTGCGAAGGAGTTAAGGGAGACGGAATTGGGGAGTGGATCAAAATTGATTTCGGCTCTATGCAAGAACTGAAGGGGTTTGAGCTTATTAATGGTTTAGCTAAGTCATCTAATGCTTTCCAAGTAAATAATAGAGTTAAACGAATGAAACTGGAGTTTTCAAATGGGCAGACTTTGATGATAGATAATGATTTTATAAGCAACCAATTTCTTGATAACCCCATTCATACCTCATTCGTGAAAATAACGATTGAGACAGTAGAGCGAGGAACCAATTATCACGATACCTGTATGTCGGAGATACGATTTTTCTAG
- a CDS encoding lipase family protein, producing the protein MTFISDKTYWTIADRIYDRELTAKDSKSRVVPDWKIIEPEGAMLHDTNGSGFDATVFYNEKTDQVIIGYRGTEPPDRPKWSVAMDWGTDINDVVGGRAKTLEEVHQYYENNKGEVDKLPPQVQSAFHQYEAQYQNNQFTQAQNLYDVVKKQYPSAEISTTGHSLGGAEAEYVAVRNGLSSVSYNAPSIVHLLPDDLQKKVKNGDFQKTNVAYVNPKDTIGSGAKDAKPHVGTTYFINNDYKTANEAKFTIPVSLPIKRENKWADFFLGPKWSHIVYVPITLPMMQQDPITKFYNSIMGETTHSMDYFSFNADGNISNPLYTMDGQLVEGNPRLQAYEQRLAAEAKFKEVMGDLVEHYGGQMGAFGHLAATALGVNIMGAGQRGAYFVGNKNGGTIQLTPEELKHAANQMRSSLHGFSSDTRASIQLFQAHIGTSESQSLTPIAYSATATLDRINRWYQESITEIAEYIDRKGQEFTMVDQ; encoded by the coding sequence TTGACTTTTATTAGCGATAAAACATATTGGACCATTGCGGATAGAATATATGACCGGGAGTTGACTGCTAAAGACTCAAAAAGCAGGGTTGTTCCCGACTGGAAGATTATTGAACCTGAAGGGGCCATGCTGCATGACACTAATGGCTCAGGTTTTGATGCGACGGTTTTTTATAACGAAAAAACCGATCAGGTGATTATAGGTTATAGAGGTACTGAGCCGCCTGATCGTCCAAAGTGGAGTGTGGCGATGGACTGGGGGACCGATATTAACGATGTCGTTGGTGGTCGTGCTAAAACGTTGGAGGAAGTCCATCAATATTATGAAAATAACAAGGGAGAGGTGGACAAACTCCCGCCACAAGTGCAAAGTGCATTTCATCAATATGAGGCACAGTACCAGAATAATCAATTTACACAAGCTCAAAATCTGTATGATGTAGTGAAGAAGCAATATCCTTCTGCTGAAATATCTACCACAGGTCATTCTCTGGGAGGAGCGGAGGCGGAATATGTTGCGGTACGGAACGGGCTGTCCTCGGTCAGTTATAATGCACCAAGCATTGTACATTTGTTACCGGATGATCTTCAAAAGAAGGTGAAAAACGGAGATTTTCAAAAGACGAATGTCGCTTATGTCAATCCGAAAGATACCATCGGTTCGGGAGCTAAGGATGCAAAGCCGCATGTGGGTACAACCTACTTTATAAATAATGATTATAAAACCGCTAATGAAGCCAAATTTACTATTCCTGTTTCGTTACCGATCAAAAGAGAAAATAAGTGGGCCGACTTTTTTTTGGGACCCAAATGGTCTCACATTGTTTACGTCCCGATTACGCTGCCTATGATGCAACAAGATCCCATTACAAAGTTCTATAATTCGATAATGGGAGAAACAACACATAGCATGGATTATTTTTCATTTAATGCAGATGGAAATATCAGCAATCCATTGTACACGATGGACGGACAACTGGTAGAGGGCAACCCACGATTACAGGCATACGAGCAAAGGCTTGCGGCCGAGGCAAAATTTAAGGAAGTTATGGGCGATTTGGTTGAACACTACGGTGGTCAAATGGGTGCTTTCGGGCATCTTGCTGCTACTGCATTGGGAGTGAATATCATGGGAGCAGGGCAACGCGGGGCTTATTTTGTGGGCAACAAAAATGGAGGAACAATTCAATTAACACCCGAGGAGCTAAAGCATGCCGCCAATCAGATGCGTTCCAGCTTGCATGGGTTTTCCAGCGATACCCGAGCATCCATCCAGTTGTTTCAGGCTCATATCGGCACCAGTGAAAGTCAGTCTTTGACCCCGATTGCGTATAGTGCAACGGCGACGTTGGATCGGATTAATCGCTGGTACCAGGAATCAATTACGGAGATCGCGGAGTATATAGATCGCAAGGGCCAGGAATTTACGATGGTGGATCAGTAA
- a CDS encoding WXG100 family type VII secretion target has product MSRISLSLGDLRRAVQQCEQLKQRLQHQEQQMRNIYGRLQDWRGESAAELTRKMEAFLQGTTVRIQELDEHKEQLKRYIRKMEEADRREEKRKRAAQW; this is encoded by the coding sequence ATGAGCAGAATATCTTTGAGCCTGGGGGATCTGCGGAGGGCTGTACAGCAGTGCGAGCAGCTCAAGCAAAGACTTCAGCATCAAGAGCAGCAGATGAGAAATATTTATGGTCGTCTGCAAGACTGGCGGGGCGAATCGGCTGCTGAATTAACACGTAAAATGGAGGCATTTCTCCAGGGAACAACTGTACGAATACAAGAATTGGACGAGCATAAAGAGCAGTTGAAACGTTATATTCGCAAAATGGAAGAAGCTGATCGACGGGAAGAGAAACGCAAACGTGCTGCTCAATGGTGA
- a CDS encoding ABC transporter substrate-binding protein: MKKWFKGFVAVTLASVVLAGCGSNATGGQTDGKSSSADGKKKLVISTWGFSEDFFNKEVYEPFEKEHNVDIVVEIGNNAERLNKISQGSTDVDLIYLSDYYAQQGIQQGLFEKLDRSKVPNLNQIYDIAKAPLGEDYGPAYTVGRLGIAYNPELVKKNVTSWADLWGSEFKGNVTLPNITATAGPMMVDAASKVAGSKEFNEDQAFGKLKELSPNIVKFYSKTSEFVNMFSQQEIAGGPIMEMYFKDLQAAVPGAKFVAPSEGAYAVMNTINVVKGSDQKELAEEFINWQLSKEVQEKSAKAKVDSPVNTQVVLSGADTEGITYGTDVVNKLTKLDMKFVNDHMKAWTDRWNREVAQ; the protein is encoded by the coding sequence ATGAAAAAATGGTTTAAAGGATTCGTGGCTGTGACCTTGGCATCTGTGGTACTGGCAGGTTGCGGCAGCAATGCTACTGGCGGTCAGACAGATGGAAAAAGCAGCTCAGCTGATGGGAAAAAGAAGCTGGTCATTTCCACGTGGGGCTTTTCCGAAGACTTTTTCAATAAAGAAGTATACGAGCCCTTTGAAAAAGAACATAACGTGGATATTGTCGTGGAAATTGGAAATAACGCAGAGCGGTTGAATAAAATCAGTCAAGGAAGTACGGATGTCGATCTGATCTATCTGTCTGATTATTATGCGCAACAAGGGATTCAACAGGGGCTGTTTGAAAAGCTGGATCGCAGCAAGGTGCCAAACTTGAATCAAATCTATGATATTGCAAAAGCACCGCTGGGCGAGGATTATGGCCCTGCTTATACGGTGGGCCGTCTCGGTATTGCCTACAACCCGGAATTGGTGAAAAAGAATGTAACCTCTTGGGCTGATCTGTGGGGCAGTGAGTTTAAAGGAAACGTGACATTGCCGAACATTACAGCAACAGCTGGACCGATGATGGTAGATGCAGCCTCCAAGGTAGCGGGTAGTAAGGAGTTTAATGAAGATCAAGCTTTCGGGAAGCTGAAAGAGCTGAGCCCGAATATCGTTAAGTTTTATAGTAAAACATCCGAGTTCGTCAACATGTTCAGCCAGCAGGAAATCGCAGGCGGGCCGATTATGGAAATGTACTTCAAAGATTTGCAGGCAGCTGTGCCAGGGGCGAAATTTGTAGCTCCAAGTGAAGGTGCTTATGCAGTAATGAACACGATTAATGTAGTGAAAGGCTCCGACCAAAAGGAGCTGGCTGAGGAATTTATCAACTGGCAGCTGAGTAAGGAAGTTCAAGAGAAGTCTGCCAAGGCGAAAGTGGATTCTCCGGTGAACACGCAGGTGGTACTGTCCGGTGCTGATACAGAAGGAATTACGTACGGTACAGATGTGGTGAACAAGCTGACCAAGCTGGATATGAAATTCGTTAACGACCATATGAAGGCTTGGACAGACCGCTGGAACCGGGAAGTTGCACAATAA
- a CDS encoding nucleoside hydrolase translates to MKKVILDVDTGIDDALGILLAAKSGQLDIQAITTVCGNVSLKQATLNTCKILDLLDRPDIPVYRGAEAPLIRKGLHEHRVHGEDGIGGALSKVIPAISESEGFAPDIIIDTVMALPGEVTLICTGPLTNLALALLKCPELTERVDQVVFMGGVIHGCGNITPVAEYNMYADPEAARIVFHAGFKRLVQVGLDVTRKALLTADHIARLTDPAIRNYVAESTAVYTKRYEERNGVKACALHDPLAVGVALDSRLVETSLLYVDVETSSRLCDGQTVGDVQNRLNHRPNMNVCEQVDSEAFLELFIQVLNKE, encoded by the coding sequence ATGAAAAAAGTCATATTAGATGTAGATACAGGTATTGATGATGCGTTAGGTATTTTACTGGCAGCTAAAAGTGGTCAGCTGGATATCCAGGCGATTACTACGGTGTGTGGCAATGTTTCGCTGAAACAAGCAACATTGAACACATGCAAAATCCTCGACCTTTTGGATAGACCGGATATTCCGGTTTATCGGGGGGCAGAGGCACCGTTAATACGTAAAGGGCTGCATGAGCACCGTGTACATGGAGAAGACGGGATCGGGGGCGCATTGAGTAAAGTGATCCCGGCCATATCGGAGTCCGAAGGTTTTGCTCCAGATATCATCATTGACACAGTGATGGCTCTTCCGGGAGAAGTGACGCTCATTTGCACCGGTCCGCTCACCAATCTGGCGCTGGCGTTGCTGAAGTGCCCCGAGCTGACGGAACGCGTCGATCAAGTTGTTTTTATGGGCGGTGTTATTCACGGCTGCGGCAATATTACGCCTGTGGCCGAATACAACATGTATGCCGACCCTGAAGCGGCGCGGATCGTATTTCATGCCGGATTTAAACGGCTGGTACAGGTTGGACTGGATGTAACACGGAAAGCGCTGCTAACAGCGGATCATATTGCCCGCCTGACCGATCCGGCCATTCGCAACTATGTGGCTGAAAGCACAGCCGTCTACACCAAACGATATGAGGAACGCAACGGGGTAAAAGCATGTGCGCTTCATGATCCGCTTGCCGTGGGCGTCGCGCTGGATTCGAGGCTGGTAGAAACCTCGCTGCTGTATGTCGACGTGGAAACCTCCAGCCGCTTGTGTGATGGACAAACGGTGGGCGATGTGCAGAACCGTCTCAATCATAGACCCAACATGAATGTGTGCGAGCAGGTGGATAGCGAAGCTTTTCTGGAATTATTTATCCAGGTGCTGAACAAGGAATAA